The genomic stretch GTTACGGGCAGAACCCACCAAATCCGCGCGCAGTTTGCCGATGCCGGTCATCCGCTGCTCGGCGACACCAAATACGGAAACGCCGCCAGAAGCAAACCGTACGGTTACAGCTGGCAGGCGTTATACGCTTATAAAATCAAGTTCGATTTTACAAAAGATTCAGGGGTTCTGCAATATCTAAATCAAAAAACCATTGAACTTCCTCCGTCGGAATTCGAACGCTTATTCTTTTGATTTTTCGCGTCTCCTGATTACAAGCGGTTTCTCGGTCCCTTTGAGAAGTCGCTTGATGTTTTCTTTGTGCATGATCACGACAAGAATGGCAATCAAAGCGGCAGCCGAAGTGAAAAAAATCCAATTCGGGTCGTTTGTAAGTGTTAAAAATACATAGTTTATAATCGGGAGCGCAATCGCCGCTGAGATCGACGAGATGGAGATAATATGAGTAAACGTGAACACCAACAAAAAGATTGCCAGCGCAAGCAAACAGATTGTCGGATTGATCGCGAGCATCATTCCTGTCGCGGCCATAACGCCCTTCCCGCCCTTGAATTTAAACCAAACCGGGAACAGGTGTCCGACCACTGCAAAAATGCCGCCGATATAGCCCGCAAAAAAAACTTCCTTACCTGTAAAATAGGAAAATAGGGCGTTTGCCGCAAGTACTGAAACGACCGCTTTCCCGAGATCCCCGAGCAATGTCAGTACCGCAGCCGGAGCGCCTACACAGCGCAGGACATTGGTCATACCTGCATTTTTACTTCCGACTGTACGGATGTCTTTCTTGATGAACGCTTTGCTGACGGGTACCGCAAAACAGATGCTGCCGAGCAGATAACCGACTAACGCCGAAAGTGCGCCGGCAATAAGATATTTAGCCATTTTCTCACCCCTTTTGTTAAGCCTATTTATTACCGTCCCCGCGTCGCGGATCGTCCCGGTGTCACGGATTATCGCCGCGTTCACGGATGATCATTTTAACTGGTGTTCCTTCCAAACCGAAGGTCGCGCGAATCTGGTTTTCAAGATAACGCTGATAAGAGTAGTGAAAC from Oscillospiraceae bacterium encodes the following:
- the plsY gene encoding glycerol-3-phosphate 1-O-acyltransferase PlsY — translated: MAKYLIAGALSALVGYLLGSICFAVPVSKAFIKKDIRTVGSKNAGMTNVLRCVGAPAAVLTLLGDLGKAVVSVLAANALFSYFTGKEVFFAGYIGGIFAVVGHLFPVWFKFKGGKGVMAATGMMLAINPTICLLALAIFLLVFTFTHIISISSISAAIALPIINYVFLTLTNDPNWIFFTSAAALIAILVVIMHKENIKRLLKGTEKPLVIRRREKSKE